The following DNA comes from Acidobacteriota bacterium.
GTGAGAAATGCGGGCTTAACCCGTGAACCGCCTACAGAGCCTACTCCACCTTGGTAAAAACGATGGCTCCGCGGGGAAGCTTTGCAAAGTTCTCTATCTGCTCTCCGGACTGCAGCACGCCGCCCGGTAGTAGATACAGGGTCTGATGGCTCAAGAAGACATCGTCCAGGTCTTCTCCCAAGGGGTCACTGGTGCGTGGCGCGGGAACCCGGCGGTAGGCGATCAGGACTCTCGTTTCCGGAGGCACATCCGCGAATCTATCGATCCGATGACCAGCCATGATCTTGCCACTGGGATAAAGGTAGTAGGTGAATGAGGAATTGTGGAGGACGTTGGCAATGTTCCAGGGAGACATTTCCTCGCTGACAACCGGAAGCAGCACTTCCGCCCGATCCAGGCTGACCACCTTGTCTTCTTCCACTCCCAAATCGACCACGGTACCGGAGGGAATGTCGGACCAGTCCTGGATTTCATGACCGCGCAACGAGCGACCGTCCGGGAAGCGATAGAGCGTGGTAGCGGCCTTGTACTGACGGCCGGCAATCTTCCACGCCGTCCGGCGGGCGGTGATGGTGTTTTTCCTTGAGGGATCCGCCGCTGGCGATATCAAGCTACCGTTGTCCTGCCGTTTTTTGCTGTTTCGGGCCGTTGTCGCCAAGCCATCGTTTCCCATCCTTTTCTTGGGATTCCGGGCCGCTGCCGCCAGGCCTCCGTTGGCCTCCCGTTTGTCATCGTTGCGGGCCGGCGCTTTCGGCCGGGATTTCCGAGCCAGTTGGACGCCATCAGGATTGGCCCCGATTCTTCCGGCGACCACGTCCGGGTCTCGACGGTACGCATCGGTCAAGCCGGCCCGCCTGCGGTCAAAGTTGTCGATACCCGGATCTTTTTTCCTGCCCCTAAGCCTCTTCTTGTGGAACCGGTTCGGTCTGGAATAAGCGATTCGGTAGTGTTCCAGGACATCCCGATCCTTCACCCGAAACCGCTTTTGCAGGATTCGCAGCAATTCCTTCAGAGACCGGTACTGCCGATCCGCAAAAGGCACATTGTGGTACCCCTCCAGCTCGATGCCCAGCGAATGGTCGCTGAGCCGGTCCAGCCCGTTCCACATGCTGACGCCGGCGTGGTTCGCCCGGTACTTGGGATCGAGGATCCTGTAGACCGTACCGTTCTTGGCGACGAGGTAGTGGGCGTGTCCACCCCGGCTGATATATCGCCGGCGCCGGACCTTGCCGCGGGAAAGGGTTCTCAAGGAACTGGGCAGACTGCCTTCGGTGGAGTGAATGATGATGAAGCGGGTGCTCTTGCGCGAGCGCTTGGCAAAGCGGGGATTCAGCTTCTTCTGATAGTCGATGATCTTGAGCGCCGCCAGGTCGGTGGGGGAAAACGCAAGCAGCGCCGTCGTCAGCGCAACAATGAACACTCGACTCATGGAAGCAGGATCTCGAGTTCGACCTCTACCAGGAGTGGGGCGAATCCGTCCCCCCCCCTACAACTTGTGGTTATGTTCTACCCAATCTATCTGGAAGGCAAGCGAATTCGAGGTGACCCGGAAGCGACCGTCCGGCTTCAGCCACCGGGTGAGCGGAAATAGGGTGTAGCGGCAGGTGGTGGCTCTTCCCCTCCGGCGATAGCCATTCTCTTCGCTATTCGAATGCAACGCGACCGGTGCTTCGCAGCTGAAGGGGGTGCGGCTTGCCCTGCGGAGGAACCGGGGCAAGCCGCTCTTCGACGAGAATCAGATGTCGAAGTACAAGGCAAACTCGTGGGGATGCGGTCGCAACCGCATGGGGTCGACCTCCCGGGATCGCTTGTAGTCGATCCAGGTTTCGATCACATCCTTGGTGAAGACGTCTCCCTTGAGAAGGAAGTCATGGTCGTCTTCCAGCGCATTGAGCACGTCCTCGAGGTTGCCGGGAGTCGACTTCACATTGGCGGCATCGGCCGGAGCCAGATCGTAGAGATCCTTGTCGATGGGATCGGGGGGAGTGATCTTGTTCTGCACTCCGTCCAGGCCTGCCATCAACAGGGCCGCGAACGCCAGGTACCCGTTGCAGGAGGGATCCGGGAATCGGGTCTCCACCCGCTTGGCTTTCTCACTTCGGGAATAGGCGGGGATTCTGACCGCGGCGCTACGGTTGCGCTGGGAATAAATGAGGTTGATGGGAGCCTCATATCCCGGAACCAGGCGACGGTAGGAATTGGTGGTAGGCGCGCAGAAACCCAGCAGGGCGGGCGTGTGCTTGAGAATTCCGCCGATGTAGTAAATGGCCGTCTTGCTCAGGTCCGCGTAACCGCCGGGCTCGTAGAAGACATTCTTCCCGGCCTTCCAGATACTCGTGTGGATGTGCATTCCCGACCCGTTGTCCTGAAAGATCGGCTTGGGCATCAGGGTGACGGTCTTTCCATGCCGGCGTCCGACGTTCTTGATGATGTACTTGTACTTCAGGAACTTGTCGGCCATGCTGGTCAGAGTGTCGAAGCGCATGTCGATCTCGCACTGCCCTGCGGTTCCCACCTCATGGTGGTGAACCTCCACCTGGACCCCGATTTCTTCCAGCAACAGAACCATTTCGCTACGGATGTCCTGGAGACTGTCCATGGGAGGAACGGGGAAGTAACCCTCCTTGTAGCGGGGCTTGTAGCCCAGGTTGGGATTCTCTTCTTTTCCGGAATTCCAGAATCCTTCCTTGGAATCCACGTAGTAGTAGCCGTAGTTATAGGACTGATCGAAGCGAATATCGTCCAGAACGAAAAACTCCGGCTCGGGACCGAAGTAGGCGGTGTCGCCGATCCCGGTCGATTTCAGGTAATTTTCAGCTTTTTGTGCGATGTGGCGCGGGTCCCTGGTATAGGACTGGAGCGTCACCGGATCCTTGACATTGCAGATGATATTGAGGGTCGGGACCGCGGTGAAGGGATCCTTGAAGGCGGTGGAGGCGTCCGGGATGAGGATCATGTCGCTCTCCTGGATCTCCTGGAAGCCGCGGATGCTCGAACCGTCAAATCCCACGCCCTCTTCGAACATCTCCTCTTCCACCTCATTGGCAGAGATTGAAAAGTGCTGCCACAAGCCGGGCAAGTCCACAAAGCGCAGGTCAACCATCTTGATGCCTTCGTCGCTGACGAACTGCAAGAGCTCTCTAGGGTTCATGTTTACTCCTTGGCGTAAAAGGATGGAACTTCGTTAGTTGAGTTTTCGGCTGGGGGAGTGCGGTGGTGTTGCGGCAGAAGACTACGCGACGTTGCGTAGGCCCCAATGAACCTGCATGCAGCCTTGCATGAGCCCGAACGGAGTGGAATCTTAAGCAGAATGAGCCTGGTTGTCAAGAGACAAAACGTTCCCGTAATCAGACTGAGAAGGTCGCCTTGACATGTGCGGACTTGGTCCGAATCTTGTCGGCCAAAGACCTCTTGTATCCGGCCAGGCGGTCGGCCAGCGCCGCATCGGAAGTGGCCAGGATCTGTGCGGCGAAGATAGCGGCATTGACTGCGCCGGACTTGCCCACGCCCATGGTGCCGACCGGCACGCCTCCCGGCATCTGTACCGTGGCCAGCAGGGAATCGAAACCGGACAGCGGGCTGCTGTCAACCGGGACACCGATCACCGGAAGAACGGTTTCGGCGGCAGTGACTCCCGCCAGGTGGGCTGCCCCTCCCGCACCGGCGATAATGCACTTCAGACCCCTGTCCGCCGCGGTTCGGGCGTACTCCGAGGCCCGGGCCGGAGAACGATGAGCGGAGCAGATATCGATCTCGAACGGAATGTCGAATGCCTTGAGCTGCTTGGCAGCTTCTCCCATGATGTTCAGGTCGGAGTCACTACCCATGATAATACCGACGACCGGTTTCATAATTTCACCCTCCAAGGTTGATCCAGAATGAATTTCTCAAAAACAAACGATTCGGGCCTGGCTAAAAGCTACCGGGGGCACTCCTCTAGTTCAGCCCCTGGCGCCCGATATCGGTCCGAAAATGCATCGGCTCGAACCGCACCCTTTCGAGGGCACGGTACACCCGGGCAACAGCCGCTTGGAGATCCACGTCCTTGGCCGTAATTCCCAGAACCCGTCCACCAGCGGTCACCGGCTGCCCGTCCTGCAACCGCGTGCCGGCGTGGAACACCTTGACCTGCCCCACCGCCTCGGCATCCCCAACCCCTTGAATCGGCATTCCGGTTGGATATTTCCCGGGGTAACCGCCGGAGGCCATCACCACGCAGACACTACAGTCGGAATCCCAGCGCAACCGCACCGAATCCAGGGTCTCTCCGTGAATGGCCCGCAGCACCTCCACCAGATCGTTCTCCAGGCGAAACAGCACCGGTTGGGCCTCGGGATCACCCAAGCGGACATTGTATTCCAAAACCTTGATGCCGTCTGGCGTCAGCATAAGGCCGACATAGAGTACGCCCCGGAAGGGACTTCCCTCGACCGCCATTCCCCGGATGGTCGGGCCGACAATGGCTTGAAGGACCTCCCTCTGCTCCTCTGAAGACAGAATTTCATCGGTCGAGTAGGCTCCCATGCCACCGGTGTTCGGACCTCGATCCTGGTCGAAAACCCTCTTGTGATCCTGGGAAGGCACCATGGGCAGGAAATGCTCCCCATCGGAGAAAACCAGAAAGGAGGCCTCCCGGCCCGTCAGGCACTCCTCCAGTACGACTCTGTCGCCGGCCTCACCGAAGACGCGCCGGCGCATCATCTGCTCCACCGCCGATTCCGCCTGCTGCCGGTCCTGGGCAATGACGACTCCCTTCCCTGCCGCCAGCCCGTCAGCCTTGACGACCAGCGGAAAGCCGAGATCGCCCCGGCCGATAGACCCCATGGCTTCCTCAAGGGAATTGCAGACCATGCAGGCCGCCGTCGGAACCTGGTGTCGCTTCATGAAATCCTTGGCAAAAATCTTGCTTCCCTCAAGGCGGGCGGCGGCGGCGGTGGGTCCGACGATAGAGAGCCCGCGGGCCTGGAAACGATCCACGATGCCCAGCACCAGGGGCAGTTCCGGTCCGACAACAGTAAGGTCGATGGAACGATCGAGGGCGAATTGCATCAACCCCGGAAGGTCGTCCGCCGCCAGGGGCACGTTCTCGGCGATGGAAGCCGTCCCACCGTTTCCAGGGGCACAGAAGACTTTGTCGACAAGGGATGAACGACCGATCTTCCAGGCGAGCGCGTGCTCGCGCCCACCCGATCCAATGACGAGAACTTTCATTGCTTTGCTGCTTTGCCGTCACCGAGTGGAGCCGACCCGATCGATTCCCGGTCAGGACGGTCGTTGTGACGGATGCAGGGGCAAAACCTCGTTGAGTGCGCCCGAGCGGTAACCCTCAAGGTCGAGAGTGATGAACTTGAAGCCCAAGGCCTTGAATTCCTTGGTCAACAGGGCAGCCATCTCCATATCCAGCGCCCTGGGCAATTCCTCCGGGGAAATCTCCAGTCGGACCAGGGCTTCGTGATACCGCACCCGAAAAACCCTGAATCCGAAGTGCCGCAGGATCTCCTCGCCGCGCTCCACCATCGACAGCTTTTCCGGGGTAATGGAAGTGCCGTAGGGAAATCGGGAGGAGAGACAAGGCAAGGCGGGTTTGTTCCAGGTAGGCAGGCCGGCCCGCCTGGACAGCTCCCGGATCTCGACCTTGTTCATTTCGGCCTCCGAGAGCGGACTGCAAACCACATATTCCCGGGCAGCGCGCCGCCCCGGCCGAAAATCGCTTCGGTCGTCCCGATTGGTACCGTCGGCCACCGCCCGGAAGCCTCTCTGGCGGGCCAGCGCCTGCAGCTTGGAAAACAGCTCGCTCTTGCAGAAATAACAGCGATCCGGCGAGTTCTCCCGGTATCGGGAATCCTTCACTTCGTCCGTCAGAATCTCCAGGTGGCGGAGACGAAAGCGAGTGGCGAATTCGGCCGTTTCTTTCCTTTGAAAAGCGGGATAGGAAGGGCTGATGGCTGTGACGCAGAGCGCCTTGTCGCCCAGAACCCGGTTGGCCATGAAGGCCAGGTAGGCACTGTCCACCCCTCCGCTAAAGCCCACCACCACCGACTCCAGTCCCCTCAGAATCTCGCCGAGACGCCGCTCCTTGGCGGTCACCTCGGGGCTGGTCAAGACCACGGCTGTTCCCGGATTGGGCTCGGTCACCGGCTACCTTCGCGGAAGGGATGGTACTCTGCGATGCGGCTACAGAAGTCGTAAAACGGATTCTAGCACGTCGATTGACCGTCTGTACTCGGCAATCTCGACGTGTTCCTGGGGCGTATGGTCGAGGCTGGAATCTCCGGGTCCATAGGCCACCATGGGACACTTCCAGAACGGCGCCACCACGTTCATGTCGGCGGTCCCCGTCTTGAGCTTGAACTTCGGCCGACCCTCCAGATCGCGGATCGATCTGAGGAACGACCTGACCAGAGGGTTCGACTTGTCCCGCCTCACCGCAGCCTCGCGTCCCGAAAATGAGACTTGGGCCGGCTTGGCCGTCCGCGACAGGTAATCTTCCAGGGATTGCAGGGCGAATCCCAAGGGGATGCGGAATCCCAGTCGCAGATCGACGGTTTCATGGATACCGTCGCTGCTGGAGTTGAAGGAGCGCAGAGATGCCTGCAGAC
Coding sequences within:
- a CDS encoding N-acetylmuramoyl-L-alanine amidase, which produces MSRVFIVALTTALLAFSPTDLAALKIIDYQKKLNPRFAKRSRKSTRFIIIHSTEGSLPSSLRTLSRGKVRRRRYISRGGHAHYLVAKNGTVYRILDPKYRANHAGVSMWNGLDRLSDHSLGIELEGYHNVPFADRQYRSLKELLRILQKRFRVKDRDVLEHYRIAYSRPNRFHKKRLRGRKKDPGIDNFDRRRAGLTDAYRRDPDVVAGRIGANPDGVQLARKSRPKAPARNDDKREANGGLAAAARNPKKRMGNDGLATTARNSKKRQDNGSLISPAADPSRKNTITARRTAWKIAGRQYKAATTLYRFPDGRSLRGHEIQDWSDIPSGTVVDLGVEEDKVVSLDRAEVLLPVVSEEMSPWNIANVLHNSSFTYYLYPSGKIMAGHRIDRFADVPPETRVLIAYRRVPAPRTSDPLGEDLDDVFLSHQTLYLLPGGVLQSGEQIENFAKLPRGAIVFTKVE
- the glnA gene encoding type I glutamate--ammonia ligase — protein: MNPRELLQFVSDEGIKMVDLRFVDLPGLWQHFSISANEVEEEMFEEGVGFDGSSIRGFQEIQESDMILIPDASTAFKDPFTAVPTLNIICNVKDPVTLQSYTRDPRHIAQKAENYLKSTGIGDTAYFGPEPEFFVLDDIRFDQSYNYGYYYVDSKEGFWNSGKEENPNLGYKPRYKEGYFPVPPMDSLQDIRSEMVLLLEEIGVQVEVHHHEVGTAGQCEIDMRFDTLTSMADKFLKYKYIIKNVGRRHGKTVTLMPKPIFQDNGSGMHIHTSIWKAGKNVFYEPGGYADLSKTAIYYIGGILKHTPALLGFCAPTTNSYRRLVPGYEAPINLIYSQRNRSAAVRIPAYSRSEKAKRVETRFPDPSCNGYLAFAALLMAGLDGVQNKITPPDPIDKDLYDLAPADAANVKSTPGNLEDVLNALEDDHDFLLKGDVFTKDVIETWIDYKRSREVDPMRLRPHPHEFALYFDI
- the purE gene encoding 5-(carboxyamino)imidazole ribonucleotide mutase, yielding MKPVVGIIMGSDSDLNIMGEAAKQLKAFDIPFEIDICSAHRSPARASEYARTAADRGLKCIIAGAGGAAHLAGVTAAETVLPVIGVPVDSSPLSGFDSLLATVQMPGGVPVGTMGVGKSGAVNAAIFAAQILATSDAALADRLAGYKRSLADKIRTKSAHVKATFSV
- the purD gene encoding phosphoribosylamine--glycine ligase, yielding MKVLVIGSGGREHALAWKIGRSSLVDKVFCAPGNGGTASIAENVPLAADDLPGLMQFALDRSIDLTVVGPELPLVLGIVDRFQARGLSIVGPTAAAARLEGSKIFAKDFMKRHQVPTAACMVCNSLEEAMGSIGRGDLGFPLVVKADGLAAGKGVVIAQDRQQAESAVEQMMRRRVFGEAGDRVVLEECLTGREASFLVFSDGEHFLPMVPSQDHKRVFDQDRGPNTGGMGAYSTDEILSSEEQREVLQAIVGPTIRGMAVEGSPFRGVLYVGLMLTPDGIKVLEYNVRLGDPEAQPVLFRLENDLVEVLRAIHGETLDSVRLRWDSDCSVCVVMASGGYPGKYPTGMPIQGVGDAEAVGQVKVFHAGTRLQDGQPVTAGGRVLGITAKDVDLQAAVARVYRALERVRFEPMHFRTDIGRQGLN
- the larE gene encoding ATP-dependent sacrificial sulfur transferase LarE — protein: MTEPNPGTAVVLTSPEVTAKERRLGEILRGLESVVVGFSGGVDSAYLAFMANRVLGDKALCVTAISPSYPAFQRKETAEFATRFRLRHLEILTDEVKDSRYRENSPDRCYFCKSELFSKLQALARQRGFRAVADGTNRDDRSDFRPGRRAAREYVVCSPLSEAEMNKVEIRELSRRAGLPTWNKPALPCLSSRFPYGTSITPEKLSMVERGEEILRHFGFRVFRVRYHEALVRLEISPEELPRALDMEMAALLTKEFKALGFKFITLDLEGYRSGALNEVLPLHPSQRPS